Proteins from a genomic interval of Candidatus Eremiobacterota bacterium:
- a CDS encoding PQQ-binding-like beta-propeller repeat protein gives MEINPSMPNISVSQPPGGYHFSGATATPVDSFSKSTPSGSGIYSPQKFQEVFENAGEEWTFKMPPGDHCKGFVMGNEGSLYATTHNKIIKVDTTNGKLQWEKGCPSGVSSMPPKVTREGAALVTTDDGYLMAFDPADGHRQWSYHTTTTGTHPFVSPDGTILCQRDDELCALSSDGKKKWSFKMNTNDMRIDGAQDDGTVFAVNSRGVHAVSGKGSSQWFHPCTNGGCIAVHNDNVYITAARDELRALDPATGREKWKIPLGEAGVIAGNDGVLAIQGHMQFRVIDPKDGASIWAVSTKDDERIKAIDNRGTVITGSRDNHIRAYDRNTGKVLWTYKAESSTVDGQARFDSKGRLLISDRNNIYGIDPMNGNLQYRSHSRSRITSWGLDEKNSLILLQGADSGKVTGVNYRTFETTSHEEFKKDYDITEEDKVIEGPGFVVIGGVKLKQKS, from the coding sequence ATGGAAATAAATCCGTCAATGCCGAATATCTCGGTGTCACAGCCTCCCGGCGGTTATCACTTCTCAGGCGCCACGGCGACTCCTGTTGATTCTTTCAGCAAAAGCACGCCGTCAGGCAGTGGAATCTATTCCCCGCAGAAGTTCCAGGAGGTTTTTGAAAACGCCGGGGAAGAGTGGACCTTTAAAATGCCCCCGGGGGATCATTGCAAGGGCTTTGTCATGGGAAACGAGGGCTCCCTTTATGCCACCACCCATAACAAGATAATAAAGGTAGATACCACGAACGGAAAGCTCCAGTGGGAGAAAGGATGTCCAAGCGGGGTATCCTCCATGCCCCCGAAAGTCACCAGGGAGGGCGCGGCCCTTGTGACGACCGATGACGGCTACCTCATGGCCTTTGATCCTGCCGACGGCCACAGGCAGTGGAGCTATCATACCACCACGACGGGGACTCACCCCTTTGTCTCCCCTGACGGGACCATCCTCTGCCAGCGTGATGATGAGCTCTGCGCCCTCAGCTCCGACGGGAAAAAGAAATGGTCCTTCAAGATGAATACCAATGACATGCGAATAGACGGCGCACAAGATGACGGTACTGTCTTTGCCGTCAACAGCAGAGGCGTCCACGCCGTGAGCGGTAAAGGGAGCAGCCAGTGGTTTCATCCCTGCACGAACGGCGGCTGCATAGCAGTCCATAACGACAATGTTTATATAACGGCGGCAAGAGATGAGCTGAGAGCCCTTGATCCCGCCACAGGAAGGGAAAAGTGGAAGATCCCCCTTGGCGAGGCCGGGGTTATCGCGGGAAATGACGGGGTCCTCGCTATCCAGGGCCATATGCAGTTCCGGGTGATTGATCCCAAGGACGGCGCCTCCATCTGGGCAGTCTCGACCAAGGATGACGAGCGAATCAAGGCCATAGACAACAGGGGCACGGTCATCACGGGGAGCAGGGACAATCACATAAGGGCTTATGACAGGAATACCGGCAAGGTGCTCTGGACCTACAAGGCCGAAAGCTCAACCGTAGACGGGCAGGCGCGTTTCGACAGCAAGGGGAGGCTCCTTATCAGCGACAGGAACAATATCTACGGCATTGACCCCATGAACGGGAACCTCCAGTACCGCTCCCACTCCAGGAGCAGGATCACCTCATGGGGCCTTGACGAAAAGAACTCCCTCATCCTGCTCCAGGGTGCTGACTCGGGAAAAGTCACCGGCGTCAATTACCGCACCTTTGAAACCACTTCCCACGAGGAGTTCAAGAAGGATTACGATATCACCGAAGAGGACAAGGTGATTGAAGGCCCCGGGTTCGTTGTCATAGGCGGCGTGAAGCTCAAGCAGAAGTCCTAG